The following proteins are co-located in the Carassius auratus strain Wakin unplaced genomic scaffold, ASM336829v1 scaf_tig00001155, whole genome shotgun sequence genome:
- the rargb gene encoding retinoic acid receptor gamma-B isoform X1: MATNRERPMSHMTGFYPFAFSSMRNHSPFDLLANGSLFGRFGADLPKEMAALSVETQSTSSEEMVPSSPSPPPPPRVYKPCFVCQDKSSGYHYGVSSCEGCKGFFRRSVQKNMVYTCHRDKNCQINKVTRNRCQYCRLQKCFEVGMSKEAVRNDRNKKKKDIKEEVVLPESYELSGELEELVNKVSKAHKETFPSLCQLGKYTTNSSADHRVQLDLGLWDKFSELSTKCIIKIVEFAKRLPGFTSLTIADQITLLKSACLDILMLRICTRYTPEQDTMTFSDGLTLNRTQMHNAGFGPLTDLVFAFAGQLLPLEMDDTETGLLSAICLICGDRMDLEEPHRVDQLQEPLLEALKIYARRRRPNKPHMFPRMLMKVTDLRGISTKGAERAITLKMEIPGPMPPLIREMLENPEVFEESSDSKDTGASAPPPPAIQAIKRERDEESALEDEEDEDDECAEEGRDRAGDSEDEEWGLLQVDMGGARKSATGRAQ; this comes from the exons GGCCTATGAGTCATATGACAGGGTTCTacccttttgccttcagttcaATGCGAAACCACTCCCCCTTTGATCTTCTAGCCAATGGCAGCCTGTTTGGACGATTTGGAGCAGACCTACCCAAAGAGATGGCAGCTCTGT CGGTGGAGACCCAGAGCACAAGCTCAGAGGAGATGGTTCCCAGTTCTCCTTCTCCACCCCCTCCTCCTCGTGTCTATAAACCCTGCTTTGTGTGCCAGGACAAATCTTCTGGCTACCATTATGGAGTCAGCTCTTGTGAGGGCTGCAAG GGTTTTTTCCGTCGCAGTGTCCAGAAGAACATGGTGTACACCTGCCACAGAGACAAAAACTGCCAGATCAATAAAGTGACACGGAACCGCTGTCAGTACTGCCGGCTGCAGAAGTGCTTTGAGGTTGGCATGTCTAAGGAAG CGGTTCGGAATGACAGGAATAAGAAAAAGAAGGACATCAAAGAGGAGGTGGTTCTTCCAGAAAGCTACGAGCTGAGTGGAGAACTGGAAGAACTGGTTAATAAAGTCAGCAAAGCACACAAGGAAACCTTCCCTTCGCTCTGTCAGCTCGGAAAGTACACGACT AATTCCAGTGCGGATCATAGGGTTCAGCTGGATCTTGGACTGTGGGATAAGTTCAGTGAGCTCTCCACAAAGTGCATTATAAAGATTGTGGAGTTTGCCAAACGTCTGCCAGGTTTTACTTCGCTCACCATCGCAGACCAGATCACCTTACTGAAATCTGCCTGCCTTGACATACtg ATGTTACGGATTTGTACTCGCTACACACCAGAACAGGACACTATGACCTTTTCGGATGGACTGACCCTCAACAGAACACAGATGCACAACGCTGGCTTCGGTCCGCTCACAGACCTGGTGTTTGCTTTCGCTGGGCAGCTCCTGCCTCTGGAGATGGACGACACAGAGACAGGGCTCCTTAGTGCCATCTGCCTCATCTGTGGAG ACCGCATGGACCTGGAGGAACCTCATCGGGTGGACCAGCTACAGGAGCCCCTGCTGGAGGCGTTAAAGATCTACGCTCGCCGGAGACGCCCTAACAAGCCTCACATGTTCCCACGAATGTTGATGAAGGTCACTGACCTCCGAGGCATCAGCACTAAAG gaGCAGAGCGAGCCATCACTCTAAAGATGGAGATCCCAGGTCCCATGCCTCCTCTGATCAGAGAGATGCTGGAGAACCCTGAGGTCTTTGAGGAGAGCTCTGATTCTAAAGACACTGGTGCTTCTGCCCCACCGCCTCCTGCCATCCAAGCCATCAAACGTGAGAGGGATGAGGAATCTGCTCTGGAGGATGAAGAGGACGAGGATGATGAGTGTGCAGAGGAGGGACGGGACCGAGCAGGGGACAGCGAGGATGAGGAATGGGGACTCCTGCAAGTGGACATGGGTGGAGCTAGAAAGAGTGCGACTGGAAGAGCTCAGTGA
- the rargb gene encoding retinoic acid receptor gamma-B isoform X2: MFDCVEALGIFDVSTQSSCMLRKASSFFPGLEPFSWSNNTSLQSVETQSTSSEEMVPSSPSPPPPPRVYKPCFVCQDKSSGYHYGVSSCEGCKGFFRRSVQKNMVYTCHRDKNCQINKVTRNRCQYCRLQKCFEVGMSKEAVRNDRNKKKKDIKEEVVLPESYELSGELEELVNKVSKAHKETFPSLCQLGKYTTNSSADHRVQLDLGLWDKFSELSTKCIIKIVEFAKRLPGFTSLTIADQITLLKSACLDILMLRICTRYTPEQDTMTFSDGLTLNRTQMHNAGFGPLTDLVFAFAGQLLPLEMDDTETGLLSAICLICGDRMDLEEPHRVDQLQEPLLEALKIYARRRRPNKPHMFPRMLMKVTDLRGISTKGAERAITLKMEIPGPMPPLIREMLENPEVFEESSDSKDTGASAPPPPAIQAIKRERDEESALEDEEDEDDECAEEGRDRAGDSEDEEWGLLQVDMGGARKSATGRAQ; encoded by the exons ATGTTTGACTGCGTGGAGGCTCTCGGGATCTTTGACGTATCCACTCAGAGTTCATGCATGCTCAGGAAAGCAAGCTCCTTCTTCCCTGGCCTAGAACCTTTCTCATGGAGCAACAACACTAGCTTGCAGT CGGTGGAGACCCAGAGCACAAGCTCAGAGGAGATGGTTCCCAGTTCTCCTTCTCCACCCCCTCCTCCTCGTGTCTATAAACCCTGCTTTGTGTGCCAGGACAAATCTTCTGGCTACCATTATGGAGTCAGCTCTTGTGAGGGCTGCAAG GGTTTTTTCCGTCGCAGTGTCCAGAAGAACATGGTGTACACCTGCCACAGAGACAAAAACTGCCAGATCAATAAAGTGACACGGAACCGCTGTCAGTACTGCCGGCTGCAGAAGTGCTTTGAGGTTGGCATGTCTAAGGAAG CGGTTCGGAATGACAGGAATAAGAAAAAGAAGGACATCAAAGAGGAGGTGGTTCTTCCAGAAAGCTACGAGCTGAGTGGAGAACTGGAAGAACTGGTTAATAAAGTCAGCAAAGCACACAAGGAAACCTTCCCTTCGCTCTGTCAGCTCGGAAAGTACACGACT AATTCCAGTGCGGATCATAGGGTTCAGCTGGATCTTGGACTGTGGGATAAGTTCAGTGAGCTCTCCACAAAGTGCATTATAAAGATTGTGGAGTTTGCCAAACGTCTGCCAGGTTTTACTTCGCTCACCATCGCAGACCAGATCACCTTACTGAAATCTGCCTGCCTTGACATACtg ATGTTACGGATTTGTACTCGCTACACACCAGAACAGGACACTATGACCTTTTCGGATGGACTGACCCTCAACAGAACACAGATGCACAACGCTGGCTTCGGTCCGCTCACAGACCTGGTGTTTGCTTTCGCTGGGCAGCTCCTGCCTCTGGAGATGGACGACACAGAGACAGGGCTCCTTAGTGCCATCTGCCTCATCTGTGGAG ACCGCATGGACCTGGAGGAACCTCATCGGGTGGACCAGCTACAGGAGCCCCTGCTGGAGGCGTTAAAGATCTACGCTCGCCGGAGACGCCCTAACAAGCCTCACATGTTCCCACGAATGTTGATGAAGGTCACTGACCTCCGAGGCATCAGCACTAAAG gaGCAGAGCGAGCCATCACTCTAAAGATGGAGATCCCAGGTCCCATGCCTCCTCTGATCAGAGAGATGCTGGAGAACCCTGAGGTCTTTGAGGAGAGCTCTGATTCTAAAGACACTGGTGCTTCTGCCCCACCGCCTCCTGCCATCCAAGCCATCAAACGTGAGAGGGATGAGGAATCTGCTCTGGAGGATGAAGAGGACGAGGATGATGAGTGTGCAGAGGAGGGACGGGACCGAGCAGGGGACAGCGAGGATGAGGAATGGGGACTCCTGCAAGTGGACATGGGTGGAGCTAGAAAGAGTGCGACTGGAAGAGCTCAGTGA